One bacterium genomic region harbors:
- a CDS encoding co-chaperone GroES, with amino-acid sequence MNIRPLGDHILVKPEEEKEVKKGGIIIPDTAKEKPQEGIIKAVGKGKRLDDGTIVPLEVKAGDKVLFGKYSGTEIKIDENSYLIMREDDVLGIIE; translated from the coding sequence ATGAACATAAGACCATTAGGAGATCATATTCTGGTAAAGCCAGAAGAAGAGAAAGAGGTCAAGAAGGGAGGGATAATAATCCCTGATACAGCAAAGGAGAAGCCTCAGGAAGGCATTATCAAGGCTGTTGGGAAAGGGAAAAGGCTTGACGATGGAACAATTGTCCCACTTGAGGTAAAGGCAGGGGATAAGGTTCTATTTGGCAAGTATTCGGGAACAGAGATAAAGATAGACGAGAATAGCTATCTTATTATGAGAGAGGACGATGTCCTCGGAATAATTGAATAA